DNA sequence from the Candidatus Poribacteria bacterium genome:
GCGCCGAGTACGGCGTCTGATCAAAGATGCCGGCTACGGGTTGGGCATCCACTCCCTTCGCCTGGCGGTGGGATCGCTCTCGGATCGGGCTGCGGGAGACCTGGGTAGGTGGCTCGGCAGACGCGCCGCGCGCATCGCCGCCAGCGACTTCGCCCGCGCCCGACGTCAGTTCGCCGCCGCGTTCCCGGAACGCAGCCCCTCGGAAGTCGATGAAAACGTCCTCCGCTGCTTTGAGCACTTGGGCATGTGCGTCGTCGAGATCCTGCGGTTCGACCGGCTCACGACCCGCAACATCGCCGACCGCGTCGAGCTCGTCGGACGCGAACACATCGACGCCGCGCGCGAGCGCGGGAACGGCTTCATCGGATTGACAGGTCACTACGGCAACTGGGAACTCCTCGCCGCCGCCCTCGTCCTCAACGGCATCCCCGTCAGCGCCATCGCCCGCGACCTCCGCTCCCGCACGCTCGGACGCCTCCTTGTACGACAGCGATCGCGCGTCGGCGTCGAGAGCATCTCGCGCGACGGCGGAGCCCGCGAAGCGGTCCGCGCGCTACGGGCGAACCACGCCCTGGGGGTCCTCGCCGATGTCGATACGTCCGTCCAGAGCGTTACCGTCGACTTCTTCGGACGGCCCGCGAAGACGCCCGTCGGACCCGTACGCCTGAGCCAGCGATTCGGCTCCCCGGCGATCCCGCTCTTCCTGACCCGCCTCGACGACGGACGCCATCGGCTCGACGTCCATCCGCCCATCGTCTGGCAGGACACCGGCGATCCCGACGCCGACCTCGTCGCCAACACGAGCGCCTTCACCCGCGTCATCGAGAGCCAGATCCGGCGCGTTCCCCATCAGTGGATTTGGATGCATCCCCGCTGGAAGTCCGCCGAGGAGGCCTCCTCGTGACGCTCCGACTCCGCCGGTTCCTCTTCTGCGCCGCGCTGCTGGCAGCGGGATGCCGCGATGCCGCGCCGCCGGAGAAGACCCCCGAAGAAATCGTCGCCGCGCAGATGGAGACGCCCGTCATGGCGCAGTACCGCGGACCCGAACTCCGCTGGAAGATGTGGGGCGAACAGGCGGAAGTCCTCGCCTCCGGCGACGTGCGTGTGCGGAACCCCAAGGTCCTCATCTACGAGAAGGGCGAGCCAGCGCTGACTGTCACCGCCGCCGATGGACACATCCAGCAGCGTACCCGCGACTTCCGCGTCACCGGCAGCGTCCATGCCGTCTCACGCGAAGCGACGCTGGAAACGGACGAATTGCGCTGGAATGAGCGCGATGGTACACTCATTGCACCTCGCGAAGCCCGGATTCACCGAGGAGGCTCCGTTTTGATCGGGCAGAGCCTCGTCAGCACCCCGAACCTTCGCAAGGCGACGATGACCACCGTACGAGGCAAGGTTCTGCCGAAGGATGAGAAGATTGCGCCGAATACGCTCCCGTCGTTCGACCGCTAGGGCGGGTTCCCGCGTTTCGATGCTCGCAGCAGCGCTCCTGCTCTTGGACATCGCCGCCGGAGGTTCCCGGCTCCTGTGGGCCCAGACGGCAGCAAAGCCCGCACCCGCAGCCAAGTCGGCGGAAGCGTCTAAGCCTAAAGCGGAAGAACCTCAAGACGAAGTCGTCGATATCGAAGCCGAGCGGATGGACGAGGATGTCGACGCCGGAACGACGACGTTCACCGGCAACGTCCGCATCACGCGCGAGACGGGATACCTCTACGCCGACAAGGTGACGCTCTTCCGCGATGTCGGCGGAGCGGACTCCAGCGTCCAACGGACCCTCGCCGCAGGAAACGTGCGGATGAAGGACGACGACATGGTCGCCACATCCGAGACGGCGGAGTTCCGCGACGGGAACAACATCATCGACCTCCAGGGAACCAAGAAGAGCCCCGCCGTCGTCCTCCAGGGCGAGGACCGCTACGAGGCGGAGCGATTCGTCTACGACCGCAGAACCGGCAAGCGCACGGCGAGCGGCGGCGTGAAGCTGCGCGTCCGCGTCAAGCGGACGGAAGCCCCCGCTGAGTCCGCCGCCTCGACGGAGAACGGCGCCGCCGCACCGAGCAATCCGTAATGGCCGTTCTCAGAACCGAAAAACTCGTCAAGACGTACGGCAAACGCACCGTCGTCAACGAGGTCAGCATCCAAGTAGGGACCGGCGAGGTCGTCGGACTGCTCGGGCCCAACGGCGCCGGCAAGACCCAGACGTTCTACATGACCGTGGGGCTCGTACGTCCCAATGAAGGAGTGGTACTACTCGGCGACGAAGACATCACCCACGAACCGATGTACCGCCGCGCGCAGAAGGGCATCGCGTACCTGCCCCAGGAGCCCTCGATCTTCCGCAAGCTCTCGGTCGGCGATAACCTCATGGCAGTCCTCGAACTCCAACCCGGCGCGCGAAGCCAACGCGAAGCCAAGAGACAGGAGCTTCTCGAGGAGTTCGGTCTGACGAACCTCGCCGACAGCATGGCGTACACGCTCTCCGGAGGCGAGCAGCGCCGGACCGAAATCGCCAGAACGTTGGCGATCTCGCCGTCGTTCATCCTGTTGGACGAGCCCTTCGCAGGCGTCGATCCCAAGGCGATCTCGGACATCCAGCAGATCATCCGGCGTCTCCGGGAACGCCAGATCGGGATCATCCTGACGGACCACAACGCCTCGGAGACCCTCGAGATCGCGGACCGCGCCTACTTGATCGTCGACGGCAAGATTCTCATGCACGGCACGCCCCAAGAGCTGAGGGCAAGCGAGCTGGCGCGGCAGTACTACTTCGGTGACCTGTTCGCCCGCCGCGAGCGGAAATGAGCCGGGACGATGCGCACCGGACTGATCCTCCAACCACGGCTCCAACAAAAGCTCGTCATGACGCCTCGATTGCAGCAGGCAATCGAGGTGATGCAGATGACGAACCTCGAGCTCGTCGAGCATCTGAGCCAGGAACTCGAAGTGAACCCCTTCCTCGAAGAGGGGCTCGACCTGGACGAGGAAGCCGCCATCGAGCAAGAGGCTGAGGAGACCGACAGCAGCGACCTCGAACTCGCCC
Encoded proteins:
- a CDS encoding lysophospholipid acyltransferase family protein — its product is MSPIDARRVRRLIKDAGYGLGIHSLRLAVGSLSDRAAGDLGRWLGRRAARIAASDFARARRQFAAAFPERSPSEVDENVLRCFEHLGMCVVEILRFDRLTTRNIADRVELVGREHIDAARERGNGFIGLTGHYGNWELLAAALVLNGIPVSAIARDLRSRTLGRLLVRQRSRVGVESISRDGGAREAVRALRANHALGVLADVDTSVQSVTVDFFGRPAKTPVGPVRLSQRFGSPAIPLFLTRLDDGRHRLDVHPPIVWQDTGDPDADLVANTSAFTRVIESQIRRVPHQWIWMHPRWKSAEEASS
- the lptC gene encoding LPS export ABC transporter periplasmic protein LptC, with protein sequence MDLDASPLEVRRGGLLVTLRLRRFLFCAALLAAGCRDAAPPEKTPEEIVAAQMETPVMAQYRGPELRWKMWGEQAEVLASGDVRVRNPKVLIYEKGEPALTVTAADGHIQQRTRDFRVTGSVHAVSREATLETDELRWNERDGTLIAPREARIHRGGSVLIGQSLVSTPNLRKATMTTVRGKVLPKDEKIAPNTLPSFDR
- the lptB gene encoding LPS export ABC transporter ATP-binding protein, translating into MAVLRTEKLVKTYGKRTVVNEVSIQVGTGEVVGLLGPNGAGKTQTFYMTVGLVRPNEGVVLLGDEDITHEPMYRRAQKGIAYLPQEPSIFRKLSVGDNLMAVLELQPGARSQREAKRQELLEEFGLTNLADSMAYTLSGGEQRRTEIARTLAISPSFILLDEPFAGVDPKAISDIQQIIRRLRERQIGIILTDHNASETLEIADRAYLIVDGKILMHGTPQELRASELARQYYFGDLFARRERK